The following proteins come from a genomic window of Synechococcus sp. NB0720_010:
- a CDS encoding rhodanese-related sulfurtransferase, giving the protein MSTLVMAFYGFTAMEDLPGLQQELKALAEQEAVLGTILLAEEGVNGTISGPDAGVQAVLERLRQLPGLGGLEAKFSRAEQQTFHRLKVRLKREIVTMGCPTVKPAEQVGTYVPPAQWDALIADPETLVVDTRNRYEVEVGSFTGAIDPGTDSFREFPAWVEETLRPLVQEKQPKAIAMFCTGGIRCEKSTAYLLQQGFENVHHLQGGILRYLEEIPEEDSSWQGECYVFDQRVSVNHQLEPGSYSLCHACGLPVSPEQRLQPSYREGISCPHCIERFTETDRKRFAERQRQMQLARERGQRHLG; this is encoded by the coding sequence GTGAGCACCTTGGTGATGGCCTTCTATGGCTTCACCGCCATGGAGGACCTGCCTGGGTTGCAGCAGGAGCTCAAGGCTTTGGCCGAGCAAGAAGCGGTCCTCGGCACGATCCTGCTGGCGGAAGAAGGGGTCAACGGCACCATCAGCGGTCCAGATGCGGGCGTTCAGGCCGTGCTGGAGCGGCTGCGACAGTTGCCCGGACTCGGAGGCCTGGAGGCCAAGTTCAGCCGCGCCGAGCAGCAGACCTTTCATCGCCTGAAGGTCCGTCTCAAGCGCGAGATCGTCACCATGGGCTGCCCCACGGTGAAGCCAGCCGAGCAGGTGGGGACCTATGTCCCGCCAGCTCAGTGGGATGCGCTGATTGCCGATCCAGAGACCTTGGTGGTGGACACCCGCAACCGCTACGAAGTGGAGGTGGGCAGCTTCACCGGCGCGATTGACCCCGGCACTGACAGTTTTCGCGAGTTCCCCGCCTGGGTGGAGGAGACCCTGCGGCCCCTTGTGCAGGAGAAGCAACCCAAGGCGATCGCCATGTTCTGCACTGGCGGGATTCGCTGCGAGAAGAGCACGGCCTATCTGCTGCAGCAGGGCTTTGAGAATGTGCATCACCTGCAGGGCGGGATCCTGCGTTACCTCGAGGAGATCCCCGAGGAGGACAGCAGCTGGCAAGGGGAGTGCTACGTGTTTGACCAGCGGGTGAGCGTGAACCACCAGCTCGAGCCCGGCAGCTACAGCCTCTGCCATGCCTGCGGCCTACCGGTCTCCCCTGAGCAGCGCCTGCAGCCCAGCTACCGAGAAGGCATCAGCTGTCCCCACTGCATTGAGCGCTTTACGGAGACCGATCGCAAGCGCTTTGCTGAACGCCAACGTCAGATGCAGCTGGCCCGCGAGCGCGGCCAGCGGCACCTCGGCTAG
- a CDS encoding type II toxin-antitoxin system Phd/YefM family antitoxin, producing MQVVSFSEARQSFKAVLDRVEADADVTLITRRDASSAVLMSLETYNSLMETVHLLRSPANAAHLQQSLEQADRGELVDHALIDAEP from the coding sequence ATGCAGGTGGTCAGCTTTTCAGAAGCGCGCCAGAGCTTCAAAGCCGTCCTGGATCGAGTCGAGGCCGATGCGGACGTCACCTTGATCACCCGGCGGGATGCCAGCAGCGCCGTCCTGATGTCCCTCGAGACCTACAACAGCCTGATGGAGACCGTGCACCTGCTGCGCAGTCCCGCCAACGCCGCCCACCTGCAACAGTCCCTCGAGCAAGCCGACCGCGGGGAGTTGGTCGATCACGCATTGATCGATGCCGAGCCTTGA
- a CDS encoding DUF952 domain-containing protein yields MAPVLYSFRRCPYAMRARLALAAAGQEVELREVALKAKAPELLEASPKGTVPVLVQAGAPVLEESLEIMRWALEQCDPLGWLEGDGAETAALLAQNDGPFKRHLDRFKYPDRYADVHRLEHRSAVLVILREWEQRLQAGGWLLGARSTLVDWALLPFVRQFRLADPEGFDGEPGLDALREWLARFEESPLFRRVMESPWAERRCWRSPRWLYHLALAADWQQARQQGEYRISTRGQSLDQVGFIHASYAHQLEATHQRFYADLEDLRLLVIDPTRLAAHGIAVRPEAAPGSGELFPHLYGPLPLDAICLVERYTR; encoded by the coding sequence ATGGCTCCGGTTCTCTACAGCTTCCGCCGCTGCCCCTACGCGATGCGCGCGCGCTTGGCCCTGGCCGCGGCGGGCCAGGAGGTGGAGCTGCGGGAGGTGGCCTTAAAAGCCAAGGCCCCGGAGCTGCTGGAGGCTTCGCCGAAGGGGACCGTTCCGGTCTTGGTGCAAGCGGGCGCTCCGGTGCTTGAGGAGAGCCTCGAGATCATGCGCTGGGCTCTGGAGCAGTGCGATCCCCTGGGTTGGTTGGAGGGGGACGGGGCTGAGACCGCAGCCTTGCTGGCTCAGAACGATGGTCCGTTCAAGCGGCACTTGGATCGCTTCAAGTACCCCGATCGCTACGCCGATGTCCACCGCCTGGAGCACCGCTCGGCCGTCCTGGTGATCCTGCGTGAGTGGGAGCAGCGCCTCCAGGCTGGGGGATGGCTGCTGGGCGCACGGTCGACGCTGGTGGATTGGGCCCTGCTGCCGTTTGTGCGTCAATTCCGCCTGGCAGATCCAGAGGGCTTTGACGGGGAGCCAGGGCTCGATGCTCTGCGGGAGTGGCTGGCGCGCTTTGAGGAGTCACCGCTCTTCCGGCGGGTGATGGAGTCCCCCTGGGCGGAGCGCCGCTGCTGGAGATCACCGCGTTGGCTCTATCACCTGGCCTTGGCTGCGGACTGGCAGCAGGCCCGCCAGCAGGGTGAGTACCGGATCTCAACCCGGGGGCAGAGCCTCGATCAGGTGGGGTTCATCCACGCCAGCTATGCCCATCAGCTGGAGGCCACCCACCAGCGCTTCTACGCCGATCTCGAGGACCTGCGGCTGTTGGTGATTGATCCGACACGCCTGGCGGCCCATGGCATCGCGGTGCGCCCCGAAGCGGCCCCGGGTAGCGGCGAGCTCTTCCCCCATCTGTATGGGCCGTTGCCTTTGGATGCAATCTGTCTGGTGGAGCGCTACACGCGGTAG
- a CDS encoding DUF1622 domain-containing protein, producing MDLHGMELLLTHSAQALRQLLEFLSLISVAIGLVAVLSGARKLRLREIPPHLIQRGPVTMARVTFGSWVALALEFQLGADVVLTTISREPNALIQLGAVALIRTFLNYFLALELRQEDRHQAS from the coding sequence ATGGATCTGCATGGGATGGAGCTGCTGCTGACTCATTCGGCTCAAGCGCTTCGCCAATTGCTGGAGTTCCTCTCGCTGATTTCCGTCGCGATTGGCCTGGTGGCCGTTCTCAGTGGGGCGCGCAAGTTGCGGCTGCGGGAGATTCCGCCCCATCTGATCCAACGCGGGCCGGTGACGATGGCCCGGGTGACCTTTGGCTCCTGGGTTGCCCTGGCGCTGGAGTTTCAGTTGGGCGCCGATGTGGTCTTGACCACGATCAGCCGCGAGCCCAATGCCCTGATCCAGCTGGGTGCGGTGGCGTTGATTCGGACCTTCTTGAACTATTTCTTGGCCCTGGAATTGCGCCAGGAGGATCGCCATCAAGCCAGCTAG
- the lysA gene encoding diaminopimelate decarboxylase — protein sequence MTTSMATADLQVSNRPFESNRDTASPNRNLTPVTTAVGPKGGLEVGGCGLSDLARRYGTPLYVLDEATLRGNAQAYRKALASHYPGSALALYASKANSSLAITAVVASEGLGLDAVSAGELLTAVQGGMPPERIVFHGNNKSLEELHLAADLGVTVVADNWSDLELLASLGLSQPVRLMLRFTPGIECHTHEYIRTGHLDSKFGFDPDQLEPVLRHLQGCSWALVSGLHAHIGSQIFELQPHRDLAAVMADALKLARELGHPVSDLNVGGGLGIRYVASDDPPSIDEWVRTVAEAVAGACQERGLDLPRLLCEPGRSLVATAGVTLYSVGSRKEIPGIRTYLSVDGGMSDNPRPITYQSLYTAVLADRPEAEASDTVTLAGKHCESGDVLLKDLALPPAQAGDVLAVFATGAYNASMASNYNRIPRPAAVMVHDGMAELVQRRELPEELLRYDVLPERLRPVV from the coding sequence ATGACGACTTCGATGGCGACAGCCGATCTCCAAGTGAGCAACCGGCCCTTTGAGAGCAACCGCGATACCGCTAGTCCCAACCGCAATCTCACCCCCGTAACGACGGCCGTTGGCCCGAAGGGTGGATTGGAGGTGGGGGGCTGCGGCCTGAGTGATCTGGCTCGCCGCTACGGCACACCGTTGTATGTGCTGGATGAGGCCACCCTTCGCGGCAATGCCCAGGCCTACCGCAAGGCGCTGGCGTCCCATTACCCAGGTTCGGCCCTGGCGCTTTACGCCTCGAAGGCCAACAGCAGCCTGGCCATCACCGCTGTGGTCGCCTCCGAGGGGCTCGGCCTCGATGCGGTCTCGGCGGGCGAGTTGCTGACGGCGGTTCAGGGGGGGATGCCTCCTGAACGCATTGTCTTTCACGGCAACAACAAGAGCCTGGAAGAGCTCCATTTGGCGGCCGACTTGGGCGTCACCGTGGTGGCGGACAACTGGTCGGATCTCGAGCTCTTGGCGTCCCTGGGCTTGAGCCAGCCGGTGCGCCTGATGCTGCGCTTCACCCCTGGAATCGAGTGCCACACCCACGAGTACATCCGCACCGGGCACCTCGACAGCAAATTCGGCTTTGATCCCGACCAGCTCGAGCCAGTTCTGCGCCACCTTCAGGGCTGCAGCTGGGCGTTGGTCAGCGGCCTCCACGCCCACATCGGTTCTCAGATTTTTGAACTGCAGCCCCACCGCGATTTGGCAGCGGTGATGGCCGACGCCCTGAAGTTGGCGCGCGAACTTGGCCATCCCGTCTCGGACTTGAACGTCGGCGGTGGTCTTGGGATCCGTTATGTCGCATCCGATGATCCGCCGTCCATCGACGAATGGGTCCGCACCGTGGCCGAGGCCGTTGCCGGTGCCTGCCAGGAGCGGGGACTGGATTTGCCGCGGCTTCTTTGCGAGCCCGGTCGCTCCCTGGTGGCCACGGCTGGGGTGACCCTCTACAGCGTTGGCAGCCGCAAGGAGATCCCTGGGATCCGCACCTATCTTTCCGTTGATGGCGGGATGAGCGATAACCCCCGTCCGATCACCTATCAATCGCTCTACACCGCCGTTTTGGCTGACCGCCCTGAGGCGGAAGCCAGTGACACCGTCACCCTGGCGGGTAAGCACTGCGAATCCGGAGACGTTCTGCTGAAGGACTTGGCCCTTCCTCCGGCCCAGGCAGGTGATGTTTTGGCAGTCTTTGCCACCGGCGCTTACAACGCCTCGATGGCTTCGAACTACAACCGCATCCCTCGCCCTGCAGCGGTGATGGTGCATGACGGCATGGCGGAGCTGGTGCAACGCAGGGAGTTGCCAGAGGAACTGCTGCGCTACGACGTTCTGCCGGAACGCCTTCGGCCGGTAGTCTGA
- the rimI gene encoding ribosomal protein S18-alanine N-acetyltransferase produces the protein MPTHTADPQVRLEALRPEHLSACLALDQAALGGLWSESQWGSELADEQRAGLGLWQGEQLLAFACGLLVLDELQITTLAVDPGHRRQGLGRRVIQAFLEQAREAGAQRATLEVASDNTAAGALYADLGFSTAGIRRGYYRNGSDALIQWLELHD, from the coding sequence GTGCCGACGCACACTGCCGATCCCCAGGTCCGCCTTGAGGCGCTCAGGCCCGAGCACCTCAGCGCTTGCCTTGCCCTGGACCAAGCCGCCCTGGGCGGGCTCTGGAGCGAAAGCCAATGGGGCTCGGAACTCGCCGACGAACAGAGGGCAGGGCTGGGGCTCTGGCAAGGGGAGCAGCTGCTGGCCTTCGCCTGCGGACTGCTGGTCCTGGATGAACTGCAGATCACAACCCTGGCCGTGGATCCAGGCCACAGGCGCCAGGGCCTGGGACGGCGCGTGATTCAGGCGTTCCTGGAACAGGCCCGGGAGGCTGGAGCGCAGCGAGCGACCTTGGAGGTGGCCTCGGACAACACCGCCGCAGGGGCGCTCTACGCAGACCTGGGCTTCAGCACCGCTGGAATCCGTCGCGGCTACTACCGCAACGGAAGCGATGCCCTGATCCAATGGCTTGAATTACACGACTGA
- a CDS encoding Txe/YoeB family addiction module toxin, with product MPSLERLSWTTAAWGDYLYWQGQDRKTLRRINQLIQACLRHPFEGIGKPEPLRESLSGCWSRRIDAEHRLVYRVDGPLLVILACRYHYRV from the coding sequence ATGCCGAGCCTTGAACGACTCAGCTGGACCACTGCGGCCTGGGGCGACTACCTCTACTGGCAGGGACAGGACCGCAAAACCCTTAGGCGCATCAACCAACTGATCCAGGCCTGCCTGAGGCACCCGTTTGAGGGCATTGGCAAGCCAGAGCCCCTCAGGGAATCCCTCTCAGGTTGCTGGTCCAGGCGCATCGATGCAGAGCATCGGCTCGTCTACCGCGTCGACGGCCCTCTCCTGGTGATCCTGGCCTGCCGCTACCACTACCGCGTGTAG
- a CDS encoding DUF429 domain-containing protein, protein MIFAGIDVGGARKGFHAVLLDEQTVTDQLNTPDPEALARWCLRAERIAIDAPCGWAQPGQRSRLCERQLLAKGVHCFATPTREAALASRSNFYGWVLRGEALYQALQRFGVPIARDEQALAGRCCFESFPHGITVALSPQIEVKAAFKLEQRSALLERFGVSLSGLSSIDWIDAAVCALAAQRIAKGAAAAIYGEPEGGLLVLPGRTRHTAVSNE, encoded by the coding sequence GTGATCTTCGCTGGCATTGATGTGGGCGGCGCCCGCAAGGGCTTCCATGCCGTCCTGCTTGACGAGCAAACCGTCACTGACCAGCTCAACACGCCTGATCCGGAGGCGTTGGCACGCTGGTGCCTGAGGGCCGAGCGGATCGCGATTGACGCTCCCTGCGGTTGGGCCCAGCCTGGCCAGCGCTCGCGCCTGTGCGAACGCCAGCTCTTGGCCAAGGGGGTGCATTGCTTTGCGACTCCGACGCGGGAGGCGGCGCTGGCGAGCCGCAGCAACTTCTATGGCTGGGTGCTGCGCGGCGAGGCCCTCTACCAAGCTCTGCAGCGGTTCGGCGTGCCGATCGCCCGTGATGAACAGGCGCTGGCCGGGCGCTGCTGTTTTGAGAGCTTTCCCCACGGCATCACCGTCGCCCTCTCGCCGCAGATCGAGGTGAAAGCGGCGTTCAAGCTGGAGCAACGTTCCGCGCTACTGGAGCGCTTTGGCGTTTCGCTGAGTGGCTTGAGCAGCATCGATTGGATTGATGCGGCGGTCTGTGCCCTAGCCGCCCAGCGCATCGCCAAGGGGGCCGCGGCAGCGATCTACGGCGAACCCGAGGGCGGGTTACTGGTGTTGCCCGGTCGCACGCGCCACACTGCCGTCAGCAACGAGTGA
- a CDS encoding diadenylate cyclase, which yields MVILARVNEPRTLWLLRGYLTLVALAWVVQRYANLPLTSKLVDALVMACSLALAILWQGELRRLMELLGTGRLDVLFGSQRADKLASSSVGVLSEAAGRLSQIRRGGLIVLDLGSDLRPEDFLNPGIALDAQLSVDLLLNLFAIDTPLHDGAVLVKGNRILSAGVILPLSRQGLNRYGTRHLAALGITERFDRCLCIVVSEETGTLSLAKQGRLERPITSSRLQELLSEALAQAPKSSGKSAGRSVSVDSSEPLA from the coding sequence ATGGTCATCCTGGCTCGGGTGAACGAGCCGCGGACCCTCTGGTTGCTGCGGGGGTACCTCACCTTGGTGGCCCTGGCCTGGGTGGTTCAGCGCTACGCCAACCTGCCGCTCACCAGCAAGCTGGTGGATGCCCTGGTCATGGCTTGCAGTTTGGCCCTGGCCATCCTCTGGCAAGGGGAACTGCGGCGCCTGATGGAACTGCTGGGGACTGGTCGGCTGGATGTTCTCTTTGGCAGCCAACGGGCCGACAAGCTCGCCTCGAGTTCCGTTGGTGTGCTCAGTGAGGCCGCGGGTCGCCTCTCCCAGATCCGTCGTGGTGGATTGATCGTCCTTGATCTGGGCAGTGATCTGCGCCCAGAGGACTTCCTCAACCCCGGCATCGCCCTGGATGCTCAGCTCTCGGTGGATCTGCTGCTGAACCTGTTTGCGATCGACACCCCGCTCCATGACGGTGCGGTGCTGGTCAAAGGCAATCGGATTCTCTCGGCGGGGGTGATCCTGCCCCTCTCCCGCCAGGGACTGAATCGCTATGGCACCCGCCATCTGGCGGCCCTGGGGATCACCGAGCGCTTCGATCGCTGTCTCTGCATCGTGGTGTCGGAGGAGACCGGCACCTTGTCGCTGGCCAAGCAGGGGCGCCTGGAGCGTCCGATCACGAGCTCGCGCCTGCAGGAATTGCTGAGCGAAGCACTGGCTCAGGCCCCGAAATCCTCTGGTAAATCTGCGGGTCGTAGCGTGTCCGTAGATTCGTCCGAACCTCTCGCATGA
- a CDS encoding isoprenyl transferase has translation MSRSLTTALTVEGNRPSRCALPPGLDPGRLPAHVAVIMDGNGRWAGQRKLPRVMGHREGVEALKRTLRLCSDWGIGSLTAYAFSTENWNRPGEEVSFLMTLFERVLAKELKALEQEQVRIRFLGDLEQLPEGLQQLIQDATDRTASNTGIRFNVCTNYGGRRELVRAARLLAQEVASGERDSDSIDEQAFASKLLTAGEPDPDLLIRTSGEQRISNFLLWQLAYAELHITDVLWPDFDETALVSALMDFQNRQRRFGGVTSVSS, from the coding sequence ATGAGTCGTTCCCTGACGACTGCCTTAACTGTCGAAGGGAACAGGCCCTCGCGCTGCGCCCTCCCGCCTGGGCTTGACCCGGGCCGGCTGCCGGCCCATGTCGCGGTGATCATGGACGGCAATGGCCGTTGGGCCGGGCAGCGCAAACTTCCCCGGGTGATGGGGCACCGGGAAGGGGTGGAAGCCCTGAAACGCACCCTGCGCCTTTGCAGTGACTGGGGCATTGGCTCGCTGACGGCCTACGCCTTCTCTACCGAGAACTGGAACCGCCCTGGCGAGGAGGTCAGCTTCTTGATGACCCTGTTTGAGCGGGTCCTCGCCAAGGAGCTGAAGGCGCTGGAGCAGGAGCAGGTGCGCATTCGCTTCCTGGGCGATCTCGAGCAGCTTCCCGAGGGACTGCAACAGCTGATCCAGGACGCCACGGACCGCACCGCCTCCAACACCGGCATTCGTTTCAATGTCTGCACCAACTACGGCGGTCGCCGCGAGTTGGTGCGCGCGGCGCGGCTGCTTGCGCAAGAGGTGGCTAGTGGTGAACGGGATTCTGACTCGATTGATGAGCAGGCCTTTGCCTCCAAGCTCCTCACTGCCGGGGAGCCGGATCCAGACCTGTTGATTCGCACCAGCGGCGAGCAACGCATCAGCAATTTCCTGCTCTGGCAACTGGCCTACGCCGAGCTGCACATCACGGATGTTCTCTGGCCCGATTTCGATGAAACGGCCCTGGTGAGCGCCTTGATGGATTTCCAGAACCGCCAACGTCGCTTTGGTGGCGTGACCTCCGTCTCCTCCTAA
- the bioB gene encoding biotin synthase BioB: protein MDLLWQAQAVHREANPGYRVQLASLLSVKTGGCEEDCAYCPQSMHNSSDVTGQPELEVEPVLARARAAKEAGAHRFCMGWAWRDIRDGAPFEAMLSMVRGVRELGMEACVTAGMLTDSQAARLAEAGLTSYNHNLDTSPEHYDRIITTRTYEERLETLARVRKAGISMCCGGIIGMGESLTDRASLLQVLASMNPHPESVPINALVAVEGTPLEDQPAVDPLDLVRMVAVARILMPHSRVRLSAGRETMSREGQVLCLLAGADSIFYGETLLTTGNPDVEADQQLLALAGVNPWQEQVPA from the coding sequence ATGGACCTGCTGTGGCAGGCCCAGGCGGTTCACCGCGAGGCCAATCCGGGGTATCGCGTCCAGTTGGCCTCCCTGTTGAGCGTCAAAACCGGCGGCTGTGAAGAGGACTGCGCCTACTGCCCGCAGTCGATGCACAACAGCAGCGATGTCACGGGGCAACCGGAGCTGGAGGTGGAGCCCGTCTTGGCCCGGGCTCGGGCGGCCAAGGAGGCCGGTGCCCATCGCTTCTGCATGGGTTGGGCCTGGAGAGATATCCGCGATGGGGCGCCCTTTGAGGCGATGTTGTCGATGGTGCGCGGCGTCCGCGAGTTGGGCATGGAGGCCTGCGTCACCGCCGGGATGCTGACGGACAGCCAGGCCGCCCGCCTGGCCGAGGCAGGCCTGACCTCCTACAACCACAACCTCGACACCAGCCCAGAGCACTACGACCGGATCATCACCACCCGCACCTACGAAGAGCGCCTCGAGACCTTGGCTCGGGTGCGCAAGGCAGGCATCTCGATGTGCTGCGGCGGCATCATCGGCATGGGCGAGAGCCTCACCGACCGCGCCTCGCTACTGCAGGTGCTGGCTTCGATGAACCCCCATCCCGAGAGCGTGCCGATCAACGCCCTGGTGGCGGTGGAGGGCACCCCCCTGGAGGATCAGCCCGCTGTGGACCCCCTTGATCTGGTGCGGATGGTGGCGGTGGCCCGGATCCTGATGCCCCATAGCCGCGTGCGCCTCAGCGCTGGCCGCGAAACCATGAGCCGAGAGGGGCAAGTCCTCTGCCTACTGGCGGGTGCGGATTCGATCTTCTATGGCGAGACCCTGCTCACCACGGGGAATCCCGATGTGGAGGCCGACCAACAGTTGTTGGCCCTGGCGGGCGTGAACCCCTGGCAGGAGCAGGTGCCGGCGTGA
- the lipA gene encoding lipoyl synthase, whose product MSRYSQIPPKERLPDWIRTPIGAASALESVQAVVKQQRLHTICEEGRCPNRGECYASGTATFLLGGSICTRSCAFCQVDKGQAPEPLDDQEAERVAEAVETLGLRYVVLTSVARDDQSDHGATLFTRAMAAIRARNPLIAIEVLTPDFWGGHREEAEAITAQRQRLQTVLSAAPVCFNHNLETVERLQGEVRRGATYSRSLGLLAAARELAPQIPTKSGLMLGLGEGFEEVVEAMRDLRAVDCQRLTIGQYLRPSLAHLPVDRYWTPEEFEELGSIAKGLGFSDVRSGPLVRSSYHAGDQG is encoded by the coding sequence ATGAGCCGCTACAGCCAAATTCCACCCAAGGAACGCCTACCGGACTGGATCCGCACCCCCATCGGCGCGGCCAGCGCCCTGGAGTCGGTCCAGGCCGTGGTTAAGCAGCAACGCCTCCACACCATCTGTGAGGAAGGCCGCTGCCCCAACCGGGGCGAGTGCTACGCCTCCGGAACCGCGACGTTCTTGCTGGGGGGATCGATCTGCACCCGCAGCTGCGCCTTCTGCCAGGTGGACAAGGGGCAGGCGCCGGAGCCCCTCGATGACCAGGAGGCCGAACGGGTGGCCGAGGCGGTCGAAACCCTGGGACTGCGCTATGTGGTGCTGACCTCGGTGGCCAGGGATGACCAGAGCGACCACGGCGCGACGCTCTTCACCCGGGCCATGGCCGCCATCCGGGCCCGCAATCCGCTGATCGCCATCGAGGTGCTCACCCCCGACTTCTGGGGGGGCCACCGCGAGGAAGCCGAGGCGATCACGGCCCAACGCCAACGGCTACAGACGGTCCTCTCGGCAGCACCCGTCTGCTTCAACCACAACCTCGAGACGGTGGAGCGTCTGCAGGGAGAGGTCAGGCGTGGGGCCACCTACAGCCGCTCCCTCGGCCTTCTGGCAGCCGCCCGCGAGCTGGCGCCACAGATCCCCACCAAGAGCGGGCTGATGCTCGGTCTGGGTGAAGGGTTCGAGGAGGTGGTCGAGGCGATGCGCGATCTCCGCGCGGTGGACTGCCAGCGGCTGACCATCGGCCAATACCTCAGGCCCTCCCTGGCCCATCTCCCGGTGGATCGCTACTGGACGCCCGAGGAGTTCGAGGAACTCGGGAGCATCGCCAAGGGGCTGGGCTTCAGCGATGTGCGCTCCGGCCCCTTAGTGCGCAGCAGTTATCACGCCGGAGACCAGGGCTAG